From a region of the Rhodococcus sp. 4CII genome:
- a CDS encoding enoyl-CoA hydratase-related protein, translating to MTQFEFIQWQETGPIATVWMHRPPANAVNQAMYVEIKRFFDNVDELLPEARVVVLAGRGKHFCGGNDLAEFQTLDPANSPSRMKQVREAFFSIYDSTKPTIAAVQGAAVGTGLCLAASCDLIVAAESARFALPEVNVGVMGGAKHLSRLVPQGMVRMMHLSGDLIPASRLLPYGGIVDVVADDKLLDTAQDLAASLARHSPAALRFAKQSLNTIEYMDLKAGYEFEQSLTAELSGYEDSKEAVNAFIERRAPVYTGR from the coding sequence ATGACGCAGTTCGAGTTCATTCAGTGGCAGGAGACAGGGCCGATCGCAACGGTGTGGATGCATCGACCTCCGGCGAACGCGGTCAACCAGGCTATGTACGTCGAGATCAAGAGGTTCTTCGACAACGTCGATGAACTGTTGCCCGAGGCCCGCGTCGTCGTGTTGGCCGGCCGGGGTAAACACTTCTGCGGCGGCAACGACCTGGCGGAGTTTCAGACTCTCGATCCCGCAAACTCGCCAAGTCGCATGAAGCAGGTCCGTGAGGCCTTCTTCTCGATCTATGACAGCACCAAGCCCACCATCGCCGCCGTGCAGGGAGCAGCGGTCGGGACGGGCCTCTGTCTGGCTGCATCGTGCGACCTCATCGTCGCCGCGGAGAGCGCCCGTTTCGCGTTACCCGAAGTCAATGTCGGAGTGATGGGCGGCGCCAAGCACCTATCTCGGCTGGTCCCTCAAGGAATGGTCCGAATGATGCACTTGAGCGGCGATCTCATCCCAGCCAGCCGGCTGCTGCCATATGGAGGCATTGTCGATGTGGTCGCCGACGACAAACTCCTCGACACCGCCCAAGACCTGGCGGCATCTCTTGCGCGACACAGCCCGGCAGCGTTGCGATTTGCGAAGCAAAGCCTGAACACGATCGAGTATATGGACCTCAAGGCTGGCTACGAGTTCGAGCAGTCTTTGACAGCCGAGCTCTCCGGCTACGAGGACTCCAAGGAGGCGGTCAACGCCTTCATCGAACGCCGCGCGCCAGTATATACAGGGCGGTGA
- a CDS encoding GAF and ANTAR domain-containing protein: MSVTSSDQMSLSEAARALETVTDALTVLREQTAVEEPLEDVLGRLAVTAVTAVSYADAVSVTHLDDAGPRTVALTDDYAADIDGDQYAAHRGPCLQAAASRLPVRAVVGEHADRWPEFTAAARRAGIRAYLSVPLIIDTPGEGPGELVGSFNVYARTAVAFDPFDEKLMQLLTTAASAAIGNARRWRRAQRQVEQLTEALTSRADIDQAKGMMMVMHGIGADEAFTRLTAISQRTNTKVHRVARDLVGKFSKPSSGSDPVRPVIAPRCGDLVE; this comes from the coding sequence ATGAGCGTGACCAGCTCCGATCAGATGTCCCTGTCCGAGGCGGCGCGCGCCCTCGAGACCGTCACCGATGCGCTCACGGTGCTGCGTGAGCAGACCGCCGTAGAAGAACCGCTCGAGGACGTGCTCGGGCGGCTGGCGGTGACCGCGGTCACCGCGGTGTCCTATGCGGACGCGGTCAGCGTCACTCACCTCGACGACGCCGGCCCGCGCACCGTGGCGCTGACCGACGACTACGCCGCCGACATCGACGGCGACCAGTACGCCGCGCACCGGGGTCCGTGCCTACAGGCCGCGGCGTCGCGACTGCCGGTCCGCGCCGTGGTCGGTGAACACGCGGACCGGTGGCCGGAATTCACCGCTGCCGCGCGCAGGGCAGGGATCCGGGCGTATCTGTCGGTGCCGTTGATCATCGACACCCCCGGGGAGGGCCCCGGGGAGTTGGTGGGTTCGTTCAATGTCTATGCCCGCACCGCGGTGGCGTTCGATCCGTTCGACGAGAAGTTGATGCAGCTGCTGACGACCGCCGCGTCGGCTGCGATCGGCAATGCCCGCCGGTGGCGGCGCGCGCAGCGGCAGGTCGAGCAGCTCACCGAGGCGCTGACCTCTCGGGCGGACATCGACCAGGCCAAGGGGATGATGATGGTGATGCACGGAATCGGCGCCGACGAGGCCTTCACCCGACTGACCGCGATCTCCCAACGCACCAACACCAAGGTCCATCGCGTCGCCCGTGACCTCGTCGGCAAGTTCAGCAAACCCTCATCGGGCTCCGACCCGGTGAGACCCGTGATTGCGCCGAGATGCGGCGATCTCGTCGAGTAA
- a CDS encoding ANTAR domain-containing protein: MAALHSHTTHPSGTGTRTRILDTAEGVLIGIRRIGPADAFDELVGAARRYGVSVFALAEALVALASGNEAPDLAAARAARTEWGALFGS, encoded by the coding sequence ATGGCGGCCTTGCATAGTCACACCACCCATCCCAGCGGTACGGGAACGCGTACCCGCATTCTCGACACCGCCGAGGGAGTGCTGATCGGGATCCGCCGGATCGGGCCCGCGGACGCCTTCGACGAACTGGTCGGTGCGGCCCGCCGCTACGGGGTGTCCGTCTTCGCCCTCGCCGAGGCCCTGGTCGCGCTCGCGAGTGGAAACGAGGCGCCCGACCTCGCCGCCGCCCGCGCGGCTCGGACGGAATGGGGCGCACTCTTCGGGTCCTGA
- a CDS encoding SMP-30/gluconolactonase/LRE family protein — protein sequence MKEHESVIFSKDHKFLEGLRWHDGHLWASDFFTKSVKRLASDGSSFETIAEIAGAPSGLGFLDDGSILVVSQADATIRRLTTGGSDSLYADFSSYAGGIGNDMIVTNSGHAYVGNFGFALGAEDPRPTHLVHVDPTGIVESVGGDVLFPNGMAITPDSVLLLAETWNHRITAFDIVDDGSLANQRVWAQLDESLHPDDIALDTDGGVWFGNALTLAEDSGFYRVIEGGEITDKVPVPGAWAVSCTFGGNSLDTLYMSCNTTTLDEFHEGHSSARITTANVGRRGAPSV from the coding sequence ATGAAAGAACACGAATCGGTCATCTTCTCCAAGGACCACAAGTTCCTCGAGGGATTGCGGTGGCACGACGGACACCTCTGGGCCAGCGACTTCTTCACCAAGTCCGTAAAACGGCTCGCATCCGACGGCTCATCCTTCGAAACGATCGCCGAGATCGCAGGAGCTCCCTCCGGCCTCGGGTTCCTCGACGACGGATCAATCCTCGTGGTCTCGCAAGCCGACGCCACTATCCGCCGCCTCACCACAGGCGGGTCCGACAGCCTCTACGCGGACTTCAGCAGCTACGCAGGTGGAATCGGCAACGACATGATAGTCACCAACAGCGGACACGCATATGTTGGCAACTTTGGATTTGCTCTAGGCGCAGAAGATCCCCGGCCTACCCACCTGGTCCATGTCGATCCCACCGGCATTGTCGAGTCTGTCGGTGGTGACGTCCTGTTCCCGAACGGAATGGCCATCACGCCAGACTCCGTCCTGCTCCTCGCCGAGACCTGGAACCATCGCATCACAGCATTCGACATCGTCGACGACGGTTCGCTCGCCAACCAGCGCGTGTGGGCTCAACTCGATGAGTCGCTGCATCCCGACGACATCGCCTTGGACACCGACGGCGGAGTCTGGTTTGGCAACGCGCTTACTCTCGCGGAAGACAGCGGATTCTACCGCGTCATCGAAGGCGGCGAAATCACCGACAAAGTACCAGTTCCCGGCGCGTGGGCCGTATCCTGCACGTTCGGGGGAAACAGCCTGGACACCTTGTACATGTCCTGCAACACCACCACCCTCGACGAATTTCACGAGGGCCATTCCTCCGCACGCATCACCACGGCCAACGTGGGAAGGCGGGGTGCGCCGAGTGTTTGA
- a CDS encoding DUF6292 family protein, which translates to MKRGAGADETPDVHAYVIAVARALNADAIRRWDAVIFDAVVVLSKQFRYYSGRNVVIAWNHHFGWSLGIEGQRTDRVLIIGGLGIGRRPPPEGIADRVDELVADLLHLECRAPDTFPVPTLVRRVDSDTGPTDRRSSGW; encoded by the coding sequence ATGAAGCGCGGCGCCGGCGCCGACGAAACCCCCGACGTCCATGCCTACGTGATCGCGGTCGCGCGGGCATTGAACGCCGACGCGATCCGCCGGTGGGACGCGGTCATCTTCGATGCCGTGGTCGTGCTGTCGAAACAATTCCGGTACTACAGCGGACGCAACGTCGTGATTGCCTGGAACCATCATTTCGGGTGGTCTCTGGGAATCGAGGGCCAGCGCACCGATCGTGTCCTGATCATCGGCGGGCTCGGGATCGGCCGCCGCCCGCCACCGGAGGGCATCGCCGACCGGGTCGACGAGCTCGTCGCGGACCTGCTGCACCTCGAATGCCGGGCCCCGGACACCTTTCCGGTCCCCACTCTCGTCCGCCGGGTCGACAGCGACACCGGACCCACCGATCGCCGGTCGTCCGGTTGGTGA
- a CDS encoding DUF3052 family protein has protein sequence MPPKPARPDHVDAAEVTEAADLVGLHGTSSIDGHDWLGTRLTQSSSPAQRVRSSSARRPARVVTGINQRADWAPGRSDYRPDQRRRGSFDVTADG, from the coding sequence ATGCCACCGAAACCGGCCCGCCCCGATCACGTGGACGCGGCCGAGGTGACCGAGGCCGCCGACCTCGTCGGACTGCACGGGACGTCCAGCATCGACGGGCACGACTGGCTCGGGACCCGGCTCACCCAGTCCAGCTCACCCGCCCAGCGGGTACGGTCGTCCTCGGCCCGCCGGCCTGCCCGGGTGGTGACGGGCATAAATCAACGGGCGGATTGGGCGCCGGGTCGCTCCGATTATCGTCCTGACCAGCGTCGGCGGGGTAGTTTCGACGTCACCGCAGACGGGTAA
- a CDS encoding Hsp20/alpha crystallin family protein, which yields MLMRTDPFRDLDRLTQQILGTAARPAVMPMDAWREEDRFVVEFDLPGVNVDSLDLDVEKNTLTVRAERVALDEDREMVAAERPRGVFSRQLFLGENLDVDKIEANYDAGVLRLTIPIAEKAKPRKIEIGSNGHSDRKAVNA from the coding sequence ATGTTGATGCGCACGGATCCGTTCCGCGATCTCGACCGTCTGACGCAGCAGATCCTCGGCACCGCAGCCCGCCCGGCGGTGATGCCGATGGACGCCTGGCGCGAAGAGGACCGGTTCGTGGTGGAGTTCGATCTCCCCGGAGTCAACGTCGACTCGCTGGATCTGGACGTCGAGAAGAACACGCTGACGGTGCGCGCCGAACGGGTCGCACTGGACGAGGACCGGGAGATGGTCGCCGCCGAGCGTCCCCGCGGGGTGTTCAGCCGACAGCTGTTCCTCGGTGAGAATCTCGATGTCGACAAGATCGAGGCGAACTACGACGCCGGTGTGCTGCGGTTGACGATCCCGATCGCGGAGAAGGCCAAGCCCCGCAAGATCGAGATCGGCAGCAACGGTCATTCCGACAGGAAGGCCGTCAACGCCTGA
- a CDS encoding MerR family transcriptional regulator: MSEESERKDTQSPSVRGVYGISVAAELSGFGVAALRLYEEYGLITPGRTGGGTRRYSDYDLARLKRIAELIDAGVNLVGIGRVLDLEIRTGELERDNLRLEADNAQLRAERDPGASTAEDDTAGEATPAPETRTGRRRRPSSQGRSRLGDGSARERAGGDHH, encoded by the coding sequence ATGTCCGAAGAATCCGAACGGAAGGACACCCAATCACCCTCGGTGCGTGGGGTTTACGGCATCTCGGTGGCCGCCGAGCTGTCCGGGTTCGGGGTCGCGGCATTGCGCCTGTACGAGGAGTACGGGCTGATCACTCCCGGCCGCACCGGCGGGGGCACCCGCCGCTACAGCGACTACGACCTGGCCCGGCTCAAACGCATCGCCGAACTCATCGACGCCGGAGTGAATCTCGTCGGCATCGGCCGAGTCCTCGACCTCGAAATCCGTACCGGTGAACTCGAACGCGACAACCTCCGACTGGAAGCGGACAACGCGCAACTACGCGCCGAACGGGACCCAGGCGCCTCCACTGCCGAGGACGACACCGCCGGTGAGGCAACACCGGCGCCGGAAACCCGAACCGGGCGGCGTCGGCGCCCGTCGTCCCAGGGTCGATCCCGCTTGGGTGACGGCAGTGCCCGGGAACGAGCCGGCGGCGACCACCACTGA
- a CDS encoding acyl-CoA dehydrogenase family protein codes for MSKVIDLADYREQAREWLSHADIPDVPLNLDERFLVLREWQRTLFENGWVGIDWSCAAGGQGLTPMHQLVFAEELARARAPMPIGLIGLDVVGPSIDHYGQPWQREELLPKLLSGEHIWCQGFSEPDAGSDLASLRTRAVADGEDFVISGQKVWTSWAHKAQWCALLVRTDPEVHQNAGISYVLVDMNTPGVTAHPLEQMTGDREFCEVFFDQVRVPQRNLVGELNNGWAVATHTLGIERAAYTVRRRVDYEVAFEDALAQLRAGGVPRADTPAGRRVRHAVGEAQIALKVLGAQTRKTVARLESGEVPTAEDSVDKLLLNNVEQTVFAALVELLGPFRSVPGSRPFGLDSARWVHDHLYSRATSIYGGTSQIQKNIIAERLLGLPRG; via the coding sequence GTGTCGAAGGTCATCGATCTGGCGGACTACCGCGAACAGGCGCGAGAGTGGCTGTCTCACGCGGATATTCCCGACGTACCGCTAAATCTGGACGAGCGGTTCTTGGTCCTGCGGGAGTGGCAGCGCACTCTGTTCGAGAATGGCTGGGTGGGCATCGACTGGAGCTGTGCGGCAGGTGGACAGGGCCTCACACCGATGCACCAACTGGTGTTTGCCGAGGAACTCGCACGTGCGCGTGCGCCAATGCCGATCGGCCTCATCGGTCTGGATGTCGTCGGACCATCCATCGACCATTACGGTCAGCCGTGGCAACGCGAGGAGTTGCTTCCGAAGCTGTTGTCCGGTGAGCACATCTGGTGCCAGGGGTTCTCGGAGCCTGACGCCGGCTCAGACCTTGCATCCCTGCGCACCCGCGCGGTAGCCGATGGCGAGGACTTCGTCATCTCAGGCCAGAAAGTCTGGACTAGTTGGGCGCACAAGGCACAGTGGTGCGCCTTGTTGGTCCGCACCGACCCAGAGGTCCACCAGAACGCCGGGATCAGCTATGTGCTCGTGGACATGAACACTCCGGGTGTCACCGCTCACCCTCTCGAGCAGATGACCGGCGACCGAGAGTTCTGTGAAGTGTTCTTCGACCAGGTCAGGGTCCCGCAACGCAACCTCGTCGGCGAACTGAACAATGGGTGGGCGGTGGCCACCCATACACTCGGTATCGAACGTGCCGCCTACACCGTCCGGCGACGCGTCGACTACGAAGTCGCGTTCGAGGATGCACTGGCCCAACTCCGCGCAGGTGGCGTCCCGCGGGCAGACACACCAGCCGGTCGACGGGTACGACATGCGGTCGGCGAGGCGCAGATCGCGCTGAAAGTGCTGGGGGCGCAGACCCGCAAAACCGTTGCCAGGCTCGAGTCCGGAGAAGTCCCTACAGCCGAGGACTCCGTCGACAAACTCCTGCTGAACAATGTCGAACAAACCGTATTCGCCGCGCTCGTCGAACTCCTCGGACCATTCCGCTCTGTCCCTGGTTCTCGCCCGTTCGGGCTTGACTCGGCCCGTTGGGTACACGATCACCTCTACTCCCGAGCGACCTCGATCTACGGCGGCACATCCCAGATCCAGAAAAATATCATCGCCGAACGACTTCTAGGACTCCCCCGTGGCTAA
- a CDS encoding Hsp20/alpha crystallin family protein produces MLRLDPVTDIDSMTKTLLGTPIRSTRRPRFMPMDLYKVDDHYVLHADLPGIDPGSIDIGVDAGILTLTAHRSRTDDGVQWLSAERFSGHYRRQVSVGENIDVDGISASYDNGVLTVILPVTERAKRRRIEITRTAAPAQFDRTPVEA; encoded by the coding sequence GTGCTGCGTCTCGATCCCGTCACCGATATCGACTCGATGACCAAGACATTGCTGGGCACTCCAATCAGATCGACCCGTCGCCCACGGTTCATGCCGATGGACCTGTACAAGGTCGACGACCATTACGTCCTGCACGCCGATCTGCCCGGGATCGATCCCGGCTCGATCGACATCGGCGTCGATGCCGGGATCCTGACCCTGACCGCCCACCGGAGTCGAACGGACGACGGGGTGCAGTGGTTGTCGGCGGAGCGATTCAGCGGCCACTATCGTCGCCAGGTGTCGGTCGGTGAGAACATCGACGTCGACGGCATTTCGGCAAGCTACGACAACGGCGTCCTCACCGTAATTCTGCCGGTCACTGAGCGAGCGAAGAGGCGGCGCATCGAGATCACCCGCACCGCCGCACCCGCGCAATTCGACCGCACCCCTGTCGAAGCCTGA
- a CDS encoding acyl-CoA dehydrogenase family protein, with protein sequence MANSTDTFADTVDEFLRRNYSDDVRRQLLSTHDSSSALAASFAELGVFAVALTEEQGGLGMSLATLGPLFTQYGRHLVAGPMLENSLIPALLYAAMPEEGQKLLSNAIENGAVLAIADPGVSVHWREQLGSITTDGASLCGRFDVVRFAPDASVLVVVAHNHDRPELWLVEAGAPGVGIEPVESSDPLASFARVTLDGVIGIPVTDQSTVPNLLRQIRLWSQALIACELSGIANRCVELSLTYALQREQFGRPIGSFQAIKHILADMHTRAAALTNMCEATMERLAEDDALGAELDCAALKAYAATVGVSVCEDAIQVHGGIGFTAEADIHWYYKRVLALRAWYGDTTELAELIGSIALQPATPTTMRS encoded by the coding sequence GTGGCTAACAGCACAGATACCTTCGCCGACACGGTCGACGAGTTTCTTCGCCGCAATTACAGTGACGACGTCAGGCGACAACTGCTCAGTACCCACGACTCCAGTTCCGCGCTGGCGGCATCGTTTGCAGAGCTGGGCGTGTTCGCTGTCGCGCTGACCGAAGAGCAAGGCGGGCTTGGCATGTCGCTGGCGACACTCGGCCCCCTGTTCACCCAGTACGGACGCCACCTCGTCGCCGGGCCCATGCTCGAGAACTCGCTGATCCCTGCCCTGCTGTACGCCGCGATGCCCGAGGAGGGCCAGAAACTACTCAGCAACGCCATCGAAAATGGAGCGGTCCTGGCCATTGCCGATCCCGGAGTGAGCGTGCATTGGCGTGAACAGCTCGGGTCGATAACGACCGACGGCGCGAGCCTCTGCGGCAGGTTCGACGTCGTTCGATTCGCCCCCGATGCGAGCGTGCTGGTAGTCGTTGCCCACAACCACGACCGCCCCGAACTGTGGCTCGTCGAGGCGGGAGCGCCCGGAGTAGGGATCGAGCCAGTCGAGAGTTCCGATCCCCTGGCAAGCTTCGCGCGCGTGACCCTCGACGGAGTTATCGGGATTCCGGTGACCGATCAATCAACAGTTCCCAACCTTCTGCGTCAGATCCGGCTCTGGAGTCAGGCCTTGATCGCCTGCGAGCTGAGCGGTATCGCGAACCGCTGCGTAGAACTCTCCCTCACATATGCCCTGCAGCGAGAACAGTTCGGTCGCCCGATCGGCTCGTTTCAGGCCATCAAGCACATTCTCGCCGACATGCACACACGTGCTGCCGCACTCACCAATATGTGCGAGGCGACGATGGAGCGCCTTGCGGAGGATGACGCACTCGGTGCGGAACTGGACTGTGCCGCACTCAAGGCGTACGCGGCCACGGTCGGTGTCAGCGTCTGCGAAGACGCCATCCAGGTCCACGGCGGCATCGGCTTCACGGCCGAGGCCGACATCCACTGGTATTACAAACGCGTCCTCGCGCTCCGGGCATGGTACGGCGACACAACCGAACTGGCGGAACTTATCGGGTCGATAGCGCTGCAGCCAGCGACACCGACCACAATGAGGAGCTGA
- a CDS encoding TetR/AcrR family transcriptional regulator: protein MKASESGERAKARRPRDRRDQIAAQARELFTSSGYHAVRMDQIAEASGITARALYRHYANKQALLAHVILEDQQRWVDALNNLAASRETRLNARLSTLAEVGIASRRLSVLWQREARHLNDDDFGLVRDRTRWIERQVNDLLVRPARPELGAFATEVRSWAVVSILTSPAFYDSALSRSRLSCTLVDACARVIGAQPGDRTVEGDGMSKGVQHAPTSRREQLVSAATRAFRRNGYAGVSIDDIGSEVGMVGPAMYRYFDTKASILVTATTRFYEWQALETMRALARPGDDSDVLEALIEGYVRLSMQATDLLAVTLTEAHYLPQEARDRFDKIREENLYEWRRWLVSAGDDVSETLATTLTNIAKTVVNDLVRIPHLHDGPNFAAELITAVVAVTGV from the coding sequence GTGAAAGCGTCGGAATCTGGCGAAAGAGCGAAGGCACGGCGACCACGCGACCGCCGCGACCAGATCGCGGCTCAGGCCCGCGAGCTCTTCACATCCTCCGGTTATCACGCGGTGCGAATGGATCAGATCGCCGAAGCCAGCGGGATCACCGCGCGCGCCTTGTACAGGCACTACGCCAACAAGCAGGCGTTGCTGGCCCACGTTATCCTCGAGGACCAGCAGCGATGGGTTGATGCCTTGAACAACCTCGCTGCTAGCCGCGAGACGAGACTGAACGCGCGGCTGTCCACGCTCGCCGAGGTCGGCATCGCCAGCCGACGGCTGTCGGTGCTTTGGCAACGTGAGGCACGACACCTCAACGATGACGACTTCGGCCTCGTTCGCGATCGCACCCGTTGGATCGAGCGCCAGGTCAACGATCTACTTGTGAGGCCGGCGCGACCCGAACTCGGGGCATTCGCCACAGAGGTTCGCAGCTGGGCGGTGGTCAGCATCCTGACCAGTCCCGCCTTCTACGACTCGGCGCTTTCGCGCAGTCGGTTGAGCTGCACACTCGTGGACGCCTGCGCCAGGGTCATCGGCGCACAGCCTGGTGACCGAACGGTCGAGGGCGACGGGATGAGCAAAGGGGTTCAGCACGCACCGACATCGCGCCGCGAGCAACTCGTGAGCGCAGCGACCCGGGCCTTCCGTCGCAACGGCTACGCCGGTGTCAGTATCGACGACATCGGTAGCGAAGTCGGGATGGTCGGGCCCGCCATGTACAGGTACTTCGACACCAAGGCAAGCATTCTGGTCACGGCGACCACCCGGTTCTACGAATGGCAGGCACTGGAAACCATGCGTGCTCTCGCCCGACCAGGAGACGACAGTGATGTCCTCGAGGCGTTGATCGAGGGCTACGTGCGGCTGAGCATGCAGGCCACCGATCTTCTCGCGGTGACCCTGACCGAAGCTCACTATCTTCCGCAGGAGGCCCGGGACCGTTTCGACAAAATCCGGGAAGAAAACCTCTACGAGTGGCGGCGGTGGCTCGTATCAGCAGGTGACGACGTGAGTGAGACTCTCGCCACGACCCTGACGAACATTGCCAAGACCGTCGTGAACGACCTGGTTCGAATCCCACACCTGCACGACGGCCCCAATTTCGCAGCAGAACTCATAACCGCAGTCGTGGCCGTAACCGGCGTATGA
- a CDS encoding J domain-containing protein, producing the protein MTSGGGPYVRVGPVPFWWFRHREPGTTFSCAAHGRDEVMATEQDPYRVLGLPSSASQAEIASAYRRLLREHHPDTRDSHLSADPASDEHLQQVLTAYALLRDPEHRSTHDQVAADGSTAEEAAAEPESRPGPAPGVRSSPTIPARIHVVIDAHPPRRPPATGLWVGPVRRHR; encoded by the coding sequence GTGACTAGCGGGGGCGGGCCCTACGTGCGGGTCGGGCCCGTCCCGTTCTGGTGGTTCCGGCACCGCGAGCCCGGAACCACCTTCTCGTGTGCAGCGCACGGAAGGGACGAGGTGATGGCCACCGAGCAGGATCCGTACCGGGTGCTGGGACTGCCGTCGTCGGCGTCCCAGGCCGAGATCGCCAGCGCCTACCGGCGGCTGCTGCGCGAACACCACCCCGACACTAGAGACTCCCATCTGTCCGCCGATCCGGCGTCGGACGAGCACCTCCAGCAGGTCCTGACCGCCTACGCCCTATTGCGCGACCCTGAACATCGTTCTACCCACGACCAGGTAGCAGCCGACGGTTCGACAGCCGAGGAGGCGGCGGCCGAACCCGAGAGTCGGCCCGGCCCGGCGCCGGGGGTTCGCTCCTCGCCCACCATCCCGGCCCGCATCCACGTCGTCATCGATGCACATCCGCCGCGGCGCCCACCCGCGACCGGGTTGTGGGTGGGGCCGGTCCGTCGGCACCGCTGA
- a CDS encoding AMP-binding protein: MATTRLTPELIREFTDSGAWQGNLIDDYLSSAAREAPTRIAVTDRGRNWTFTALNRVVDALAAALQHHGIGRGDVVSWQLPNWVEACAIHLAAIRIGAVSNPIIPIYRHSETKFILQQAGSKIAFVPSTFRGFDYADMFAELSADLSELQSTVVVGAPATRPGEVSFDAFIDGFQDTQPAPVDRDANDLVLLLYTSGTTSAPKGAMHTHNTLDYENRSIIELLDLTDSDVVFMPSPVGHITGILYGIQLPPMLRSGVALLDVWDPSAGLALIEQRHCTTTVAATPFLHGLAHHPSLDTHDVSSMKNFLCGGADVPPDLITAATNSLDCMVARVYGSTEYPTASSSNVTDPAPKRARTDGRAISQAQLRVVDGNDADIVGQVGEVLLRGPEMFIGYLDSSLNDESFTDDGWFRTGDLGRLDPEGYLEITGRKKDIIIRGGENFSAREVEDHLFTHPKISEVAVIGSPDPVLGERVCAVVVPEPHATLSLDDIASWLQERKVAKQKLPESMILIDAMPRTASGKIQKFKLRDMAAHQTKQGSLP, translated from the coding sequence ATGGCAACGACACGTCTGACACCGGAGCTGATCCGCGAGTTCACTGACTCGGGTGCGTGGCAGGGAAACCTCATCGACGACTACCTGAGTAGCGCGGCCCGCGAGGCACCCACGCGCATCGCAGTGACCGACCGTGGCCGCAACTGGACCTTCACCGCGCTGAACCGCGTGGTCGACGCGCTGGCCGCAGCATTACAGCACCACGGCATCGGTCGCGGCGACGTGGTGTCCTGGCAGCTGCCGAACTGGGTGGAGGCGTGTGCGATCCATCTGGCCGCCATCCGGATCGGCGCTGTCAGCAACCCGATCATCCCGATCTATCGCCACTCGGAAACAAAATTCATTCTGCAGCAAGCAGGCTCGAAGATCGCGTTCGTCCCGTCCACTTTCCGCGGCTTCGACTACGCTGACATGTTCGCCGAGCTCTCGGCCGATCTCAGCGAGTTGCAGTCGACCGTCGTCGTCGGCGCCCCCGCGACAAGACCAGGCGAGGTCTCGTTCGACGCGTTCATCGACGGCTTCCAGGACACACAGCCCGCACCGGTCGATCGCGATGCCAACGATCTCGTCCTTCTGCTCTATACGTCTGGTACAACGTCAGCGCCGAAAGGCGCAATGCACACCCACAACACGCTCGACTACGAGAATCGCAGCATCATCGAACTGCTCGATCTCACCGACTCCGACGTCGTCTTCATGCCGTCACCGGTCGGACACATCACCGGCATCCTGTACGGCATTCAGCTCCCGCCGATGTTGCGAAGTGGTGTGGCCCTACTCGACGTGTGGGACCCATCGGCTGGTCTTGCACTGATTGAGCAGCGCCACTGCACCACAACTGTAGCGGCGACGCCATTCCTGCACGGCTTGGCCCATCACCCATCGTTGGACACCCACGACGTGTCATCGATGAAGAATTTCTTGTGTGGCGGTGCGGACGTACCTCCGGACCTGATCACCGCAGCCACAAATTCTCTCGACTGTATGGTCGCGCGAGTTTACGGCTCCACGGAATACCCGACCGCCTCCAGCAGCAACGTCACTGACCCGGCACCGAAGCGAGCGCGCACCGACGGGCGAGCGATCAGCCAAGCACAACTGCGGGTCGTTGACGGCAACGATGCCGATATCGTCGGCCAGGTCGGTGAAGTACTCCTCCGCGGTCCCGAGATGTTCATCGGCTACCTGGACTCCTCACTGAACGACGAGTCTTTCACCGACGATGGTTGGTTCCGAACCGGCGACCTCGGAAGACTCGACCCTGAGGGGTACCTGGAGATCACCGGACGCAAGAAGGACATCATCATCCGCGGCGGGGAAAATTTCAGTGCCAGAGAAGTTGAGGATCACCTGTTCACTCACCCTAAGATCTCCGAAGTCGCCGTCATCGGATCCCCCGACCCCGTACTCGGCGAACGAGTGTGCGCCGTCGTGGTGCCCGAACCCCACGCGACGCTGAGCCTCGACGACATCGCCAGCTGGCTTCAGGAGCGCAAGGTCGCCAAACAGAAACTGCCCGAAAGCATGATCCTGATCGACGCCATGCCCAGAACCGCCAGTGGAAAGATCCAGAAATTCAAGCTGCGCGACATGGCCGCGCACCAAACGAAGCAAGGGAGCCTACCCTGA